The Terriglobia bacterium genome has a window encoding:
- the gyrB gene encoding DNA topoisomerase (ATP-hydrolyzing) subunit B: MATKEVAGTLEKAKTLNVEADEKNNKKNGKASNGNGNGDYTADSIKVLGGMEAVRKRPAMYIGSTGEMGLHHLVYEVVDNSVDEALAGYATKIDVTIHDDNSITVVDDGRGIPVDEMDVDGEKLPAAQVVMTVLHAGGKFDSSTYKVSGGLHGVGVSCVNALSHLLELEIWRPEQGTFEQTYSKGEPTSKLKRTGPAKKRGTKVHFVPDREIFTATEYSFDTLAQRLRELAFLNKGLIITLTDERTIDPKTSEPKKVEFKFNGGIAEFIKHLNRGKNVLHDKPIYMEIEKDALSIEIGLQYNDGYSENVFSFANNINTVDGGTHLQGFRSALTRTINYAGQQLALFKDVKENLTGDDVREGLVAVVSVKLPQPQFEGQTKGKLNSDIAGAVQAFVNERLGAYFEQNPPVARKIINKAIDAARAREAARKARDLTRRKGALDGGGLPGKLADCSERQPERCEVYLVEGESAGGTAKQGRDRRFQAILPLKGKILNVEKARYDKMLGHEEIRAMITALGTGIGKEDFDVSKLRYGKIILMTDADVDGSHIRTLLLTFFFRHMKELIDRGHVYIAQPPLYRIKKGKFEQYIKNDLEFVKVMVKRAADGMVVRYGEGAAKLEGGQLTKFMTTLNEYIGFLDKADKRIRDEQITELLPKLDLAKRADFESDNKKSPAKLQELEKQLKAFPKGKGLHEIELRFDEEHELWEVKFVNNQGAEHRVSWELVSAPEFRQMMSKYRQIAEYLQPPFYIEQVKKGDSKTADDELSDAEKAEKVKAEEKSAKAAAAKRKTSDEVVEKTTVKELFEYVLNEGRKDYIIQRYKGLGEMSAEQLWETTMDPERRTLLSVKLEDIAETETIFSTLMGEDVEARRKFIEDNALEVKNLDI, translated from the coding sequence ATGGCAACCAAGGAAGTAGCAGGTACTCTGGAGAAAGCGAAAACCTTAAACGTGGAAGCAGACGAGAAGAACAATAAGAAAAACGGAAAGGCTTCCAACGGAAACGGCAACGGCGACTACACGGCCGACTCCATTAAGGTGCTGGGCGGCATGGAAGCGGTGCGCAAGCGTCCGGCGATGTACATCGGATCGACGGGCGAGATGGGGTTGCACCATCTGGTGTATGAGGTTGTCGACAATTCAGTGGACGAAGCGCTGGCCGGGTACGCCACGAAGATCGACGTCACTATCCATGACGATAATTCGATAACCGTAGTCGACGACGGGCGCGGGATTCCGGTGGACGAAATGGATGTCGATGGGGAGAAACTTCCGGCGGCGCAGGTCGTGATGACGGTGCTGCATGCGGGCGGAAAGTTCGACTCCTCGACATACAAAGTTTCGGGCGGGTTGCACGGGGTCGGCGTGAGCTGCGTGAACGCGCTCTCGCATTTACTGGAACTGGAAATTTGGCGACCGGAGCAAGGGACGTTTGAGCAAACTTATTCCAAGGGCGAACCGACCAGCAAACTGAAGCGCACCGGGCCGGCGAAGAAGCGCGGCACGAAAGTTCACTTCGTGCCGGATCGCGAGATATTCACCGCGACCGAGTACAGCTTCGACACGCTAGCGCAGCGGTTGCGCGAGTTGGCGTTCCTGAACAAGGGACTGATTATTACGCTGACTGACGAGCGCACGATCGACCCGAAGACGAGCGAGCCGAAGAAGGTTGAGTTCAAGTTCAATGGCGGGATTGCGGAGTTCATCAAGCATCTGAACCGTGGCAAGAACGTGCTGCACGATAAGCCGATCTACATGGAGATCGAGAAGGATGCGCTGTCGATCGAGATTGGGCTGCAGTACAACGATGGATACTCGGAAAACGTCTTCAGCTTCGCGAACAATATCAATACCGTTGACGGCGGAACACATCTGCAGGGATTCCGGTCGGCACTGACGCGGACGATCAACTACGCGGGGCAGCAGCTTGCGTTGTTCAAGGATGTGAAGGAGAACCTGACGGGTGATGACGTCCGCGAAGGTCTGGTGGCTGTTGTCTCGGTGAAGCTGCCGCAGCCACAGTTTGAAGGACAGACGAAGGGCAAGCTGAATTCAGATATCGCCGGGGCGGTGCAGGCCTTCGTAAACGAGCGGCTGGGTGCGTACTTCGAGCAGAACCCGCCTGTGGCGCGGAAGATCATCAACAAGGCGATTGACGCGGCGAGGGCGCGTGAGGCAGCGAGAAAAGCGCGCGACTTGACGCGTCGCAAGGGCGCGCTGGATGGCGGCGGACTGCCGGGCAAACTGGCGGACTGCTCGGAGCGACAACCTGAGCGCTGCGAGGTTTACCTGGTCGAGGGCGAATCGGCAGGCGGGACAGCGAAGCAGGGACGCGACCGGCGGTTCCAGGCGATCCTGCCGCTGAAGGGAAAGATTCTGAACGTCGAGAAGGCGCGCTACGACAAAATGCTCGGGCACGAGGAAATCCGGGCGATGATTACCGCGCTTGGAACCGGCATCGGGAAAGAAGATTTCGACGTCTCGAAGCTGCGCTACGGCAAGATCATCCTGATGACGGACGCCGACGTCGATGGCTCGCACATTCGAACGCTGCTGCTGACGTTCTTCTTCCGCCACATGAAGGAGTTGATCGACCGCGGCCACGTGTACATCGCGCAGCCGCCGCTGTATCGCATCAAGAAGGGCAAGTTCGAACAGTACATCAAGAACGACCTGGAGTTTGTGAAGGTCATGGTGAAGCGCGCGGCCGACGGCATGGTGGTGCGCTACGGCGAGGGCGCGGCGAAACTCGAGGGCGGCCAACTGACGAAGTTCATGACCACGCTGAACGAGTACATCGGGTTCCTGGACAAGGCCGACAAGAGGATTCGCGACGAGCAGATTACGGAGCTGCTGCCGAAGCTGGATTTAGCGAAACGAGCGGATTTCGAGTCGGATAACAAGAAGAGTCCGGCAAAGTTGCAGGAACTGGAAAAGCAGCTGAAGGCCTTCCCGAAGGGGAAGGGCCTGCACGAGATCGAGCTGCGGTTTGATGAAGAGCACGAGTTGTGGGAAGTGAAATTCGTTAATAACCAGGGCGCGGAGCATCGGGTCAGTTGGGAACTGGTGTCGGCGCCGGAGTTCCGGCAGATGATGTCGAAGTACCGGCAGATCGCGGAGTACCTGCAGCCGCCTTTCTACATTGAGCAGGTGAAGAAGGGTGACAGCAAGACCGCCGACGACGAACTCAGCGACGCCGAGAAGGCTGAGAAAGTAAAGGCCGAGGAAAAGTCTGCGAAGGCTGCAGCGGCGAAGCGCAAGACCAGCGACGAGGTTGTCGAGAAGACGACTGTCAAGGAACTGTTCGAGTACGTGCTCAACGAGGGCCGGAAGGATTACATCATTCAGCGCTACAAAGGGCTGGGCGAGATGAGCGCCGAGCAGTTATGGGAGACGACGATGGATCCGGAACGGCGGACGCTGCTTTCGGTGAAGCTCGAGGATATCGCCGAAACCGAAACGATCTTCTCCACGCTGATGGGAGAGGATGTTGAGGCGCGAAGGAAATTCATCGAGGACAACGCACTCGAGGTGAAGAACCTGGATATCTAA
- a CDS encoding alpha/beta hydrolase — protein MTRRLFCISAFLLFAISTFPQTTKSQRAVDLTSADGTKLKATFFAAAKPGPGVLLLHQCNRDRKVWDPLPEQLAAAGINVLTFDLRNFGESEGKPFAQLTQQEKQASAQKWPADVDAAFEYVVSQPGVKRGDIGLAGASCGVDNSIKAAMRHPEVKSMVLLAGPTNLAGRDFLRKSNMPVLYGYADDDQFPETIVETEWLYELTPNEGKRLVRYPNGGHGAEIFPVHPEFVGVIRDWFVTTLLKTPGQAPVPKEKPAISKQAKVLSLLDEPGGVAKVSAMLAEARKSDPKATIFPEASVNLMGYEHLQANDTKAAVEILKLNAEAYPNSTNVYDSLSDAYLADGQNELALVNVKKALEMLKTDTTTPQQLRDGIKQSCEQKLKQLEKTD, from the coding sequence ATGACTCGTCGGCTGTTCTGCATTTCTGCATTTCTCCTATTCGCGATTTCAACGTTTCCACAAACAACTAAGTCTCAGCGCGCGGTCGACCTGACTTCCGCGGATGGGACGAAACTGAAAGCAACGTTCTTTGCGGCGGCGAAGCCTGGGCCGGGCGTGCTGTTGCTGCACCAGTGCAATAGAGATCGCAAGGTGTGGGACCCGCTCCCTGAGCAGCTCGCGGCGGCGGGAATTAATGTTCTTACGTTCGATCTGCGTAATTTCGGCGAGAGCGAAGGTAAGCCGTTCGCACAGCTCACGCAGCAGGAGAAGCAGGCCTCCGCGCAGAAGTGGCCCGCGGATGTTGATGCGGCATTCGAATACGTGGTATCGCAGCCAGGGGTGAAGCGGGGCGATATTGGACTCGCGGGAGCGAGCTGCGGCGTCGATAACTCGATCAAGGCGGCGATGCGGCACCCCGAGGTGAAGTCGATGGTGCTGCTGGCCGGCCCGACGAACCTTGCGGGACGCGACTTTCTCCGGAAATCCAACATGCCCGTGCTTTACGGGTACGCAGACGACGATCAGTTCCCGGAAACGATAGTGGAGACGGAATGGCTGTACGAGCTGACGCCGAATGAGGGCAAGAGGCTGGTGCGTTATCCGAATGGCGGACACGGGGCGGAAATCTTCCCGGTTCATCCGGAGTTCGTCGGTGTGATTCGTGACTGGTTTGTGACTACGCTGCTGAAGACACCGGGGCAGGCGCCGGTTCCAAAAGAGAAGCCGGCGATCTCTAAACAGGCGAAAGTGCTCAGCTTGCTGGATGAACCCGGCGGCGTAGCGAAGGTTTCCGCCATGCTGGCCGAGGCCCGGAAAAGCGATCCGAAGGCGACGATCTTCCCGGAAGCGAGCGTCAACCTCATGGGCTATGAGCACTTGCAGGCGAACGACACGAAGGCCGCGGTGGAAATCCTGAAGCTCAATGCTGAGGCCTATCCAAACTCGACGAACGTTTACGACAGCCTCTCGGATGCCTATCTTGCTGATGGGCAGAACGAACTGGCGCTAGTGAACGTGAAGAAGGCGCTGGAGATGCTGAAAACGGATACTACGACTCCACAGCAGTTGAGGGATGGGATCAAGCAGAGCTGCGAGCAGAAGCTGAAGCAGTTAGAGAAGACGGATTAG
- a CDS encoding metallophosphoesterase, translating to MNRLLLTRLFLIVFILVACIAFSPYLHAQVTIAQISDSHIGLARAPEGANNLRKAVQMINERHPDVVVVSGDIGERPSAWDEARDILKGLHAKVYYIPGNHDVHSNDVDRYRDVFGRDYYKFQVKYVTVYMLDSQLWGNWDNFNAHTEPSMPPETKAEGEKEINWLESQAGGQAQNEEHGKNKGKDHDKNSDNRGAKNGEVAIAVQHVPAERDHGFPDDPKPYWVVNQPWRSREEDALKKLGVHDVLAGHWHIGKVFNAGGLTWHVAPATSWSPFGGKLGFAMNTVMPDGKVKTEYVYLDGTTETP from the coding sequence ATGAATCGGCTTCTGCTCACACGTTTGTTCCTGATTGTCTTTATCCTTGTCGCTTGCATTGCGTTCTCCCCCTATCTCCACGCCCAGGTCACCATCGCCCAGATCAGCGATTCCCACATCGGTCTCGCTCGCGCTCCCGAAGGCGCGAACAATCTCCGCAAGGCCGTGCAGATGATCAACGAACGCCATCCCGATGTCGTGGTCGTTTCCGGCGACATCGGCGAGCGTCCCAGCGCCTGGGACGAGGCCCGCGACATCCTCAAGGGCCTGCACGCCAAGGTCTACTACATACCCGGCAACCACGACGTCCACTCCAACGATGTCGACCGCTACCGCGACGTCTTCGGCCGGGACTACTACAAGTTCCAGGTCAAGTACGTCACCGTCTACATGCTCGATTCGCAGCTATGGGGCAACTGGGACAATTTCAACGCCCACACCGAGCCGTCGATGCCCCCAGAGACGAAAGCCGAAGGCGAGAAAGAGATCAACTGGCTGGAAAGTCAGGCCGGCGGTCAGGCTCAAAACGAGGAGCACGGGAAGAATAAGGGCAAGGACCACGACAAAAACAGTGATAATCGCGGCGCGAAGAACGGCGAGGTCGCCATCGCCGTCCAGCACGTTCCCGCCGAGCGCGACCACGGATTCCCCGACGATCCCAAGCCCTACTGGGTCGTGAACCAACCCTGGCGCAGCCGCGAAGAAGACGCCCTGAAGAAACTCGGCGTCCACGATGTTCTCGCCGGACACTGGCACATCGGAAAAGTCTTCAACGCCGGCGGCCTTACCTGGCACGTCGCCCCCGCCACCAGTTGGAGCCCCTTCGGCGGCAAACTCGGCTTCGCCATGAACACCGTTATGCCCGACGGCAAGGTGAAAACCGAGTACGTCTACCTCGATGGCACCACCGAAACACCGTAA
- a CDS encoding protein kinase, producing the protein MAESTSSAGQTLGHYRIEEKLGAGGMGVVYKAVDLKLQRMVALKFLPEEVALNEADKQRLLQEARAASALDHPNIGAIYGIEEQDGRVFIVMAYYQGETLSHFLARGQPIREVLDVLIQVARGLAAAHARNIIHRDIKPSNVIVTQEGLVKIVDFGLARVIASASMTQSFNTSGTLPYMAPEQILGEAVTPACDVWALGIILAEALAKQHPFARDNTGAMTFAIVNQPPAGLDQLPPALSAIAYKALAKQVAHRYPTAKQMLSELEAAQAEAGVAGSSAQVSSRKTAISQRDLKQYADRASSPRWSTEAPRRSRTAIYVAIAAVAVIAALLLVPSIRNRIGWKSTTVSENHIAVLPFDNIGGDPKDDALAAGLMDTLTGELSNINAGNQTLWVVPASVVRARKVTDPAAAAKQLGVNLVIKGSIQRNGQDTRLTVDLIDARDLREIGSASLEDRTGDLSTLQDEAVARLARLMNINITAEMLRATGGHASPAAYELYLKAVGYMQRYDKAGNLDQAISDLNDSVKTDPRFALGFASLGEAYRLKNQVDPNPKWVEQAIANLNHAVQLNDHLASPFVSLARLHSSLGKDDLALQEFQKAFSIDPRGADAIMGMALAYERMGRIADAEANFKRAIAIRPDYWDGYNSLGFFYYRQHRYKDAITQFKKVLELTPDNATAYSNLAGMYLMLGDPASEAEAEKALKRSIEISPSYAAYANLGRMYMDEKRYAECAEMTRKALALNDQDYMVWENLVIAYQWLHDDANVRSATIKTIALLEDYVRKHPQDATAHGDLADLYATAKNSELAMRELATALALQPNDPRVLADAANAYEALGNRKRAIEYTVKSLNKGNTLDYFKTLPDMQPVLADPNFHAPGGSAGTNK; encoded by the coding sequence CGTCGATCTCAAGCTTCAGCGCATGGTTGCGCTTAAATTCCTACCCGAAGAAGTGGCGCTGAACGAGGCAGACAAGCAGCGGCTTCTGCAGGAAGCGCGAGCCGCCTCGGCGCTCGACCATCCAAACATTGGTGCAATCTACGGGATCGAAGAACAGGATGGCCGGGTGTTCATCGTCATGGCTTACTACCAGGGCGAAACGCTGTCGCACTTCCTGGCGCGTGGGCAGCCCATTCGCGAGGTGCTCGATGTTCTTATCCAGGTAGCTCGCGGGCTTGCCGCCGCGCACGCCCGCAACATTATTCACCGCGACATTAAGCCCTCGAACGTGATTGTCACGCAGGAGGGCCTGGTCAAGATCGTCGACTTCGGCCTTGCGCGCGTCATTGCCAGCGCCAGCATGACGCAGAGCTTCAACACATCCGGCACTTTGCCTTACATGGCGCCGGAACAAATTCTTGGGGAAGCGGTAACTCCCGCGTGCGATGTCTGGGCGCTGGGGATTATCCTGGCTGAAGCTCTGGCAAAGCAGCACCCGTTTGCGCGCGACAACACGGGAGCAATGACCTTTGCGATCGTGAATCAGCCGCCTGCGGGTCTCGATCAGCTTCCGCCGGCGCTCTCGGCGATTGCATACAAGGCTCTGGCGAAGCAGGTGGCACATCGATATCCGACGGCGAAGCAAATGCTCTCCGAGTTGGAGGCGGCGCAGGCGGAAGCCGGCGTGGCCGGCTCATCTGCTCAAGTCTCCAGCCGCAAGACCGCGATCAGCCAGCGGGACTTGAAACAATACGCCGACCGTGCTTCCTCACCGCGGTGGTCGACCGAAGCGCCAAGGCGATCCCGTACCGCAATCTATGTTGCGATCGCGGCCGTCGCAGTCATTGCTGCCTTGCTGCTGGTGCCGTCAATTCGCAACCGAATCGGCTGGAAATCCACGACCGTTTCCGAGAACCATATCGCCGTACTGCCATTCGACAACATTGGCGGCGACCCCAAAGACGACGCGCTGGCGGCGGGTCTTATGGATACGCTCACTGGCGAACTGTCGAATATCAATGCGGGAAACCAGACGCTCTGGGTTGTGCCTGCCAGCGTGGTTCGCGCGCGCAAGGTTACGGATCCCGCGGCAGCCGCAAAACAACTCGGCGTGAACCTCGTCATCAAGGGAAGCATTCAGCGCAACGGCCAGGATACGCGTCTCACAGTCGATCTCATCGATGCCCGCGATCTTCGTGAGATTGGCTCGGCTTCCCTGGAAGATCGCACCGGTGATCTCAGCACACTTCAAGACGAAGCCGTCGCGAGACTCGCCCGGCTGATGAACATCAACATTACGGCGGAGATGCTTCGCGCCACGGGAGGGCACGCGTCTCCAGCGGCCTACGAGCTTTACCTGAAGGCCGTCGGCTACATGCAGCGCTACGACAAAGCCGGGAACCTGGACCAGGCGATTTCAGATCTGAATGACTCGGTGAAAACAGACCCGCGGTTTGCGCTCGGTTTCGCTTCGCTCGGCGAAGCCTACCGTCTTAAGAACCAGGTTGACCCAAACCCGAAGTGGGTGGAGCAGGCAATCGCAAATCTGAACCACGCGGTTCAACTGAACGATCACCTCGCGTCACCATTCGTGTCGCTTGCGCGGTTGCATTCGTCATTGGGGAAGGACGATCTGGCACTGCAGGAATTTCAGAAGGCGTTCTCGATCGATCCTCGGGGCGCCGACGCCATCATGGGGATGGCCCTGGCGTACGAGCGCATGGGGCGCATCGCCGATGCCGAGGCCAACTTCAAGCGCGCAATCGCGATTCGCCCGGACTACTGGGACGGCTACAACAGCCTGGGCTTCTTCTATTACCGCCAGCACCGCTACAAGGATGCGATCACCCAATTCAAGAAGGTTCTTGAACTCACGCCGGACAACGCTACCGCCTACAGCAACCTGGCTGGGATGTACCTCATGCTCGGCGATCCTGCATCCGAGGCCGAGGCCGAGAAGGCTCTGAAGCGCTCCATCGAGATCTCGCCGTCGTACGCTGCTTACGCCAACCTGGGCCGGATGTACATGGATGAGAAACGCTACGCGGAGTGCGCCGAGATGACGCGGAAGGCACTCGCGTTGAACGACCAGGACTACATGGTCTGGGAGAACCTCGTCATCGCGTATCAGTGGCTGCACGATGACGCCAATGTTCGCTCGGCTACCATCAAAACCATCGCGCTGCTGGAGGATTACGTTCGCAAGCATCCACAGGACGCCACCGCGCACGGCGATCTCGCGGACTTGTACGCCACGGCCAAAAACAGCGAACTGGCGATGCGAGAACTCGCAACCGCCCTGGCGTTGCAACCCAATGATCCCCGCGTTCTCGCCGACGCCGCGAATGCCTATGAGGCGCTGGGAAACCGCAAGCGCGCCATCGAATACACAGTCAAAAGTCTCAATAAGGGCAACACACTGGATTACTTCAAGACCCTTCCCGATATGCAACCCGTGCTCGCCGATCCCAACTTCCACGCCCCTGGTGGAAGCGCCGGAACTAATAAATAG
- the panC gene encoding pantoate--beta-alanine ligase — protein MRVLSTVAEMQAACRQLRQSGKSLGLVPTMGALHQGHLSLIRAARAHNQTVAASIFVNPLQFGPNEDFSKYPRTFDRDRQLLETEKVDLLFAPSAEEMYPKGASTIVYVSGLSEKLDGKSRPGHFQGVTTVVAKLFEIVRPDRAYFGQKDAAQVAVIRKMVDDLNFDLEIVVCPIVREQDGLALSSRNAYLSPEQRKQALALYRSLTHVQTFADRGERSSAALIEAGKQVLADEPGVKLDYFELVDSNTLDPVPDITNGALVAVAAWVGTTRLIDNIVLHGPGQARDH, from the coding sequence ATGCGAGTTCTCTCCACCGTCGCCGAGATGCAGGCCGCTTGCCGCCAACTGCGTCAGTCCGGCAAATCTCTCGGCCTGGTGCCAACGATGGGCGCACTGCATCAGGGACATCTCTCGCTCATCCGCGCCGCCCGAGCTCACAATCAGACCGTCGCCGCATCGATATTCGTGAATCCGCTCCAGTTCGGTCCCAACGAGGACTTCTCCAAGTACCCGCGCACCTTCGACCGCGACCGCCAGTTGCTCGAGACCGAGAAAGTCGACCTGCTCTTCGCACCGTCCGCCGAAGAGATGTATCCCAAGGGCGCATCGACGATCGTCTACGTCTCCGGCCTGAGCGAAAAGCTAGATGGCAAGTCGCGCCCCGGACACTTCCAGGGCGTCACCACCGTCGTCGCCAAGCTGTTCGAAATCGTCCGTCCCGACCGCGCCTACTTTGGCCAGAAGGACGCCGCGCAGGTTGCCGTGATCCGCAAGATGGTCGATGACCTCAACTTCGATCTTGAAATTGTGGTGTGTCCAATCGTGCGCGAGCAGGACGGCCTCGCCCTCTCCTCACGCAATGCTTATCTCTCGCCCGAGCAGCGCAAGCAGGCGCTCGCGCTCTATCGCTCACTGACGCACGTCCAAACCTTCGCCGATCGCGGAGAACGCTCGTCGGCCGCGCTAATCGAAGCAGGGAAGCAGGTACTCGCCGATGAACCCGGCGTGAAACTTGATTACTTCGAACTCGTCGACTCCAACACCCTGGATCCGGTACCCGACATTACGAACGGCGCGCTCGTCGCAGTCGCAGCATGGGTAGGCACAACGCGCCTCATCGACAACATTGTTCTCCACGGCCCCGGCCAGGCCCGCGATCACTGA
- a CDS encoding thioredoxin domain-containing protein, whose protein sequence is MDLIRACKQCGKRNRVAVSRLGTGARCGSCKAELKVDEPVEADPAVFDGVISESPLPVLVDFWAAWCGPCRMAAPEVARTAADMAGRAIVLKVDTEKYPELAARYNVRGIPNFAVFAAGELRFQQAGVVPHDVMEQWLAQAA, encoded by the coding sequence ATGGACCTGATTCGGGCGTGCAAGCAGTGTGGGAAACGCAACCGGGTGGCGGTGTCGCGGCTTGGCACGGGAGCGCGCTGTGGATCGTGCAAGGCGGAATTGAAAGTGGACGAACCGGTTGAGGCGGATCCGGCGGTCTTCGACGGCGTGATCAGCGAGTCTCCGCTGCCGGTGCTGGTGGACTTCTGGGCGGCGTGGTGCGGCCCGTGTCGCATGGCGGCACCCGAGGTGGCGCGGACAGCAGCGGATATGGCCGGGCGGGCGATCGTGTTGAAAGTGGATACGGAGAAATATCCGGAACTTGCGGCACGGTACAACGTGCGGGGAATTCCCAACTTTGCCGTGTTTGCCGCGGGCGAGCTGCGGTTTCAGCAGGCTGGGGTGGTGCCGCACGATGTCATGGAGCAGTGGCTGGCGCAAGCGGCGTAG
- a CDS encoding DUF302 domain-containing protein, giving the protein MIYCKKSSRTPEEVDSRLREAAQRHKFGVLNVLDLKSTLQSKGIDFQNDCRVYDVCNPQAASQALGANLSASAVLPCRISVFHDASGTTIATVKPIDLLKSTGLSGVDDLAAQVEREIVAIIDESA; this is encoded by the coding sequence ATGATCTACTGCAAGAAGTCGTCGCGAACTCCCGAAGAGGTAGACTCCCGTCTCCGCGAAGCTGCCCAGCGCCACAAGTTCGGCGTACTCAACGTACTCGATCTCAAATCAACTCTCCAGTCGAAAGGCATCGATTTCCAGAACGACTGCCGCGTCTACGACGTCTGCAACCCTCAAGCCGCCTCACAAGCCCTGGGAGCGAACCTCAGCGCTTCAGCCGTTCTTCCTTGCCGCATTTCCGTCTTCCACGACGCAAGCGGCACCACCATCGCAACCGTCAAGCCCATCGACCTGCTGAAGTCCACCGGCCTCAGCGGCGTCGACGACCTCGCCGCCCAAGTCGAACGCGAAATCGTGGCCATCATCGACGAATCGGCGTAG